ACCAGGAGGATCAGCGACTACCTCACCGCATGCAACAGCGACGCGAGGCCCTTCACCCGGACAGCCACCGCTAACGAATCCTGACCAAAGTCCGCTGGGTCCACACCGGGGTCCGCAAACTCCTCACCGACAACGACAAGTGAACGACCTCAATTACGAGACACTAGGTTCCGTCTCGCGCGGATCATGGGAGTACCGGGCGTGGTTTCGAAAGTGATCACTGAGCGTTGCGTTCTGCGGCGGCATGCCACCAGGCAGGCGGGGCCGGCCCGGTGACTGTCGCGGTCGACTGGTCGGGATGGAGCCCGAGGCGGCGCAGCGCGGCAGCCTGGATGCGGACGTCGAACCAGCCGTGCCAGTGACCGTCAGGGCCAATACCGCAGGCCAGACCCCAGTAGACCTCGCTCGACTCGAAGGGCATCCAATCAATGCCCCGGTCACGCAGTCAAGCGCGGACGGCAGCGAGTGGCCGCGGACAGCCAGGGGTGTTCTCGTAGGCCGCGATGATGACCCAATCAGCGTTCATGGCGACCATGATGCCTGGGCAAACCTCCTTGCGGCACATGACAGCGTCGCCGTCTGGAGGTGGCCCAGGAAGTCGAACTCGTCGGGTCCGCGTGTCGGTGATCGATAGAACGGTGAGGTCTCCGGTACGCATCCGAGCCCATCACCTACCGGCAGCGCCACGCCGGGCGGCATCAAGCAGCTCAACCGCAGCCGATCCCTCCTGACCGTGTCGTCAATTTACCTCCGGCCCGAACCGACGCTTGTACGCCGACGGCGTGATGCCCGTGTCGCGACGCATCAGCGTGCGCAAATTGGCGGCGGTGCCAAGCCCGCTGCGCCGCGCGACCACCTCGAAACGGGACTCACCCCGCTCGATCAACCGGCATGCCAGGGCAAGTCTCTCCCCCGTGAGCCACGTCAACGGCGTCGTTCCCAGTTGTGCCCGGAAGCGGCGATGCAACGTCGCCGGACTGACAGCCGCACGCGCCGCAAGGTCTGAGACCGTCAGCGGTGCGTCCAACCGTTCCTGTGCCCAGGCCAGGACAGGCGCCAGGGACTCGTCAGGCAGGTCGGGCATGGGGCGCTCGACAAACTGCCGCTGGCCGCCGTCCCGGTGCGCGGCGAAAACCAGTCGCCGACTCACGGAATTGGCGACCTCCGCGCCGTAGTCGCGCCGGACGATATGCAACCCAAGATCGAGCGCGGCCGCGCTGCCCGCAGCGGTGAGGATGTCGCCGTCGTCCACAAACAGCACGTCCGGTTCGAGGTGGACCGAAGGGAAGCGGGCCCGGAAGGAATCCGCCCACTGCCAGTGCGCGGTGGCCCTGCGCCCGTCGAGGACTCCGGCCTCGGCCAGTGTGAAGGCGCCGCTACAGAAGCCGACCAGGCGGGTACCGCGCGCGTGCGCCCGTCGGACGGCATCGAGCACGGCGGGGCGGCGAGGCACCTCGACGTCGGGGCGGTTGGGGACGATCAAGGTGTCCGCCGCGTCGGCCGCTTCCAGATCGGCGACTTCGGTGAGTGTGAAGAATCCGTCCCGCATCAGGGTGCGGGGCTCAGGGGAGCAGACCTTGAAGTCGTAGAGTTCACGGCCGATCTCCGGTCTGCGCAGACCGAAGACCTCGGTCGCGCAGCCGAGCTCGAAGGGGTTCGAGTTCTCGTCCACGATCACGACAACCCGGTGTACGCCCCCCGCGCGAGCTGCCTGCGAGGATCCTTTCGCCATGTGCAATTCCTAGCACTCACGCTGGCCGTGCGGAACGGCGCAGGATGAGCCCATGAGCGACGAACCGATCCTCCTCAGCAAGGCTCTGGCCTCCTTCGATGCCCTGTGGAGCCCCCGCATCGTCACGCGCGTCAACGACTATGACG
The Micromonospora pisi DNA segment above includes these coding regions:
- a CDS encoding helix-turn-helix domain-containing protein, which gives rise to MIVDENSNPFELGCATEVFGLRRPEIGRELYDFKVCSPEPRTLMRDGFFTLTEVADLEAADAADTLIVPNRPDVEVPRRPAVLDAVRRAHARGTRLVGFCSGAFTLAEAGVLDGRRATAHWQWADSFRARFPSVHLEPDVLFVDDGDILTAAGSAAALDLGLHIVRRDYGAEVANSVSRRLVFAAHRDGGQRQFVERPMPDLPDESLAPVLAWAQERLDAPLTVSDLAARAAVSPATLHRRFRAQLGTTPLTWLTGERLALACRLIERGESRFEVVARRSGLGTAANLRTLMRRDTGITPSAYKRRFGPEVN